The Benincasa hispida cultivar B227 chromosome 11, ASM972705v1, whole genome shotgun sequence genome has a segment encoding these proteins:
- the LOC120090176 gene encoding CTD nuclear envelope phosphatase 1-like — protein sequence MAQIGQTEVCTPRSLQVWQAFMDWLSFFFHIIVQIVRGAPSLPQILSYVGFRFPLLPSSAPSFKPLPAAELPLHQFSAKKLSSLSDVDGGGSQDRPLEKMTVVLDLDETLVCAYETSSLPAVFRTQATEAGLNWFELECVSSDKEIEGKPKISYVTVFERPGLHEFLSQAAEFAELILFTAGLEGYAKPLVDRIDTEGRFSLRLYRPSTVSTEYREHVKDLTCIQRDLSRIVIIDNNPFSFLLQPMNGIPCLPFSPAQPSDNQLLEVLLPLLKHLALEKDVRPILYEKFHMPEWFQIHGIS from the exons CTCTGCAAGTATGGCAAGCTTTCATGGATTggctctctttcttttttcatataATTGTTCAGATCGTGCGCGGTGCTCCTTCTTTGCCTCAGATTTTGTCCTACGTCGGTTTCAGATTTCCTCTTCTTCCCTCATCTGCGCCCTCTTTTAAACCCTTGCCTGCTGCTGAGCTTCCTCTTCATCAGTTTTCAGCAAAGAAACTTAGCTCTCTAAGTGATGTGGATGGTGGCGGAAGTCAAGATCGCCCTCTCGAAAAAATGACG GTGGTTCTTGATTTAGATGAAACCTTGGTTTGTGCTTATGAAACTTCCAGTTTGCCAGCCGTTTTTCGCACTCAAGCAACAGAAGCTGGCTTGAATTGGTTTGAGCTGGAATGTGTATCCTCGGACAAG gaaattgaagGAAAGCCAAAGATTAGTTATGTAACCGTATTCGAACGTCCTGGATTGCATGAGTTCTTGAGCCAGGCTGCTGAATTTGCTGAACTTATTTTATTCACTGCTGGTCTTGAAG GTTATGCTAAACCACTGGTCGACAGAATAGATACAGAGGGAAGATTTAGCCTTCGACTTTATCGACCATCAACAGTTAGCAC AGAATACAGAGAACACGTAAAAGATCTAACCTGTATACAGAGAGATCTCTCACGAATTGTTATTATCGACAACAACCCTTTTAGTTTCTTGCTGCAACCAATGAATGGAATCCCATGCCTTCCATTCTCTCCAGCACAGCCTTCTGATAATCAG CTTTTAGAGGTCCTCCTCCCCCTCCTCAAACACCTCGCCCTGGAAAAAGACGTCAGACCTATTCTATATGAAAAATTTCACATGCCTGAATGGT